The following are from one region of the Rhodanobacter sp. LX-99 genome:
- a CDS encoding diguanylate cyclase produces MPPKILVVDDTAANLVAMRRLLANSGAQLFEARSGNEALALCLDHAFALILLDVNMPDMDGFEVAALLGEAERLRDTPIIFVTAAYADDMNRLKGYRSGAVDYIAKPINDVILQSKVRVFLELYAARAKLQHALDELAERNQQLTQEIAERELMEAMVRHQAHHDALTGLPNRILFHDRLHGAVQRANRHHSQFALACIDIDGFKHVNDNHGHAAGDALLQEIAARLSAHLRSNDTVARLGGDEFALVLEDIEDPQLALQLCGKLCAALGEPYALGVDGHLIEVRVGASIGIARYRPNEYPDADERLMQAADRAMYEAKRGGKNRCVLAD; encoded by the coding sequence ATGCCGCCGAAAATCCTGGTCGTCGACGATACCGCCGCCAACCTGGTCGCCATGCGCCGACTGCTCGCCAACAGCGGCGCGCAGCTGTTCGAGGCGCGCAGCGGCAACGAGGCGCTGGCGCTGTGCCTGGATCACGCGTTCGCGCTGATCCTGCTCGACGTCAACATGCCCGACATGGACGGTTTCGAAGTGGCCGCCCTGCTGGGCGAAGCCGAGCGCCTGCGCGACACCCCGATCATCTTCGTCACCGCCGCCTACGCCGACGACATGAACCGGCTCAAGGGCTACCGCTCCGGCGCGGTGGACTACATTGCCAAGCCGATCAACGACGTGATCCTGCAGTCGAAGGTGCGCGTGTTCCTGGAGCTGTACGCGGCGCGCGCCAAGCTGCAGCACGCGCTGGACGAGTTGGCCGAGCGCAACCAGCAACTGACCCAGGAGATCGCCGAGCGCGAGCTGATGGAGGCAATGGTGCGCCATCAGGCCCACCATGACGCCCTGACCGGCCTGCCGAACCGCATCCTGTTCCACGACCGCCTGCACGGCGCGGTCCAGCGCGCGAACCGCCATCACAGCCAGTTCGCGCTGGCCTGCATCGACATCGACGGTTTCAAGCACGTCAACGACAACCATGGCCATGCCGCCGGCGACGCCTTGCTGCAGGAGATCGCCGCACGGCTGTCGGCACATTTGCGCAGCAACGATACGGTGGCCCGGCTGGGCGGCGACGAGTTCGCGCTGGTGCTGGAGGATATCGAGGATCCGCAGCTGGCGCTGCAACTGTGCGGAAAGTTGTGCGCGGCACTGGGCGAGCCCTATGCGCTGGGCGTCGACGGCCACCTGATCGAGGTGCGCGTCGGCGCCAGCATCGGCATCGCGCGCTACCGGCCGAACGAATACCCCGACGCCGACGAACGGCTGATGCAGGCAGCCGACCGTGCCATGTACGAAGCCAAGCGCGGCGGCAAGAACCGCTGCGTGCTGGCAGACTGA
- a CDS encoding hotdog fold domain-containing protein, with the protein MSASVLSLYRRITRWPAGHWIFSRLVCLKAPYFATIAPRFVALAPGRCEVRIRDRRRVHNHIGTVHAIALCNLAELSAGVMTDATIPADMRWIPKGMSVEYLKKAVGTMHGTATPELATPASRGGHEWPVRVEVVDGAGETVFRARVLMWVSPRKRD; encoded by the coding sequence ATGAGTGCTTCGGTGTTGTCGCTGTACCGCCGCATCACCCGCTGGCCGGCGGGCCACTGGATCTTCTCGCGCCTGGTCTGCCTCAAGGCGCCGTATTTCGCCACGATCGCGCCGCGCTTCGTGGCGCTGGCGCCGGGCCGCTGCGAAGTGCGCATCCGTGATCGGCGCCGCGTGCATAACCACATCGGCACCGTGCACGCGATCGCGCTGTGCAACCTGGCCGAGCTCAGTGCCGGGGTGATGACCGACGCGACCATCCCGGCCGACATGCGCTGGATTCCCAAGGGCATGAGCGTCGAGTACCTGAAGAAGGCGGTGGGCACGATGCACGGCACCGCTACCCCCGAGCTGGCCACGCCAGCCTCCCGTGGCGGCCACGAGTGGCCGGTCAGGGTCGAGGTGGTGGACGGCGCGGGCGAGACGGTCTTCCGTGCGCGCGTGCTGATGTGGGTGTCGCCGCGCAAACGCGATTGA
- a CDS encoding type II CAAX endopeptidase family protein: MHDQAIAFAMPPDAPRWMRWLLFSPLARIVIFVLLFMALSFATGALMHALGWLGKDAPATIHGLAQFLMRAVPALLAYLLLVRLVERRRLTELAPRRLLPDGAIGTAAGLLLFSAVVGVLYLLGSYHVTGTNPDAPWVPALLMVGLGAGIGEEIICRGVLFRIVEEGLGSWWALLVSALFFGAAHVGNPGATLWSSAAIAIEAGLLFGMVYHLTRSLPICMGLHAAWNFAQGTIYGIPVSGTPADGWLVSTRSGPDWLSGGVFGAEASVVALGLCSLCTLALLIVALRRGSMAPCRPWQQFRRR; encoded by the coding sequence ATGCACGACCAGGCCATCGCCTTCGCCATGCCGCCCGATGCGCCACGCTGGATGCGCTGGCTGCTGTTCTCGCCGCTGGCGCGGATCGTGATCTTCGTGCTGCTGTTCATGGCGCTGAGCTTTGCCACCGGCGCGCTGATGCATGCGCTGGGCTGGCTCGGCAAGGATGCCCCGGCCACCATCCACGGCCTGGCACAGTTCCTGATGCGCGCCGTGCCGGCGCTGCTTGCCTATCTGCTGCTGGTGCGGCTGGTGGAACGCCGCCGGCTCACCGAACTGGCGCCGCGCCGGCTGCTGCCGGACGGCGCCATCGGCACGGCCGCCGGCCTGCTGCTGTTCAGCGCGGTGGTCGGCGTGCTGTACCTGCTCGGCAGCTATCACGTCACCGGCACCAACCCGGATGCGCCATGGGTACCCGCCCTGCTGATGGTGGGACTGGGCGCCGGCATCGGCGAGGAGATCATCTGCCGCGGCGTGCTGTTCCGCATCGTCGAGGAAGGCCTGGGCAGCTGGTGGGCGCTGCTGGTCTCGGCACTGTTCTTCGGCGCGGCGCACGTCGGCAACCCCGGCGCCACGCTGTGGAGTTCGGCGGCGATCGCGATCGAGGCCGGCCTGCTGTTCGGCATGGTCTACCACCTGACCCGCTCGCTGCCGATCTGCATGGGCCTGCACGCGGCGTGGAACTTCGCCCAGGGCACGATCTACGGCATCCCGGTCTCCGGCACCCCGGCCGACGGCTGGCTGGTCTCCACCCGCAGCGGGCCGGACTGGCTCAGCGGCGGCGTGTTCGGCGCCGAGGCGTCGGTGGTCGCGCTGGGCCTGTGCTCGCTGTGCACGCTGGCCTTGCTGATCGTCGCGCTGCGGCGCGGCTCGATGGCGCCATGTCGGCCATGGCAGCAGTTCAGGCGCCGCTGA
- a CDS encoding peptide chain release factor 3 gives MLSHLQETRRRRTFAIVSHPDAGKTTLTEKLLLFGGAIQMAGSVKSRKTSRSATSDWMALEKERGISVTSSVMQFPYDGKIVNLLDTPGHADFSEDTYRVLTAVDSALMVIDCAKGVEERTIKLMEVCRLRDTPIMTFINKLDREGRSPIELLDEVESVLGIACAPLTWPIGMGKRLKGVYHLALDEVHIFEQGKNFTRQDSTIFKGLDAPGLAEKIGFDAMRELREELELVQGAAPSFDLDEYLAGRQTPVFFGSAVNNFGVQLLLDFFVKHAPSPRPRATTTREIQPEEEKLSGFVFKIQANMDPAHRDRVAFMRVCSGTYNAGMKMIQTRTNKEVRIANALTFMASDREIVETAYPGDVIGLHNHGTITIGDTFTEGELVTFTGIPNFAPELFRRARLRDPLKMKALQKGLAQLSEEGATQFFRPLMSNDLILGAVGVLQFEVVAYRLKDEYNVDASFEPVTVTTARWVHCDDEKKLAEFREKNAMHLAIDGAGELVYIAPTRVNLQLAQERWPQVRFANTREHAAAVEL, from the coding sequence ATGCTCTCTCATCTCCAAGAAACCCGCCGCCGCCGCACCTTCGCCATCGTCAGCCACCCTGACGCGGGCAAGACCACGCTCACCGAAAAGCTGCTGCTGTTCGGTGGTGCGATCCAGATGGCCGGCTCGGTGAAGAGTCGCAAGACGTCGCGCAGCGCCACCTCGGACTGGATGGCGCTGGAGAAGGAGCGCGGGATTTCGGTGACCTCGTCGGTGATGCAGTTTCCGTACGATGGCAAGATCGTCAACCTGCTCGACACGCCGGGGCACGCGGATTTTTCCGAGGACACCTATCGCGTGCTGACCGCGGTGGATTCGGCGCTGATGGTGATCGACTGCGCCAAGGGCGTCGAGGAACGCACGATCAAGCTGATGGAAGTGTGCCGCCTGCGCGACACGCCGATCATGACCTTCATCAACAAGCTCGACCGCGAGGGCCGCTCGCCGATCGAGCTGCTGGACGAGGTGGAGTCGGTGCTGGGCATCGCCTGCGCGCCGCTGACCTGGCCGATCGGCATGGGCAAGCGGCTGAAGGGCGTGTACCACCTGGCGCTGGACGAGGTGCACATCTTCGAGCAGGGCAAGAATTTCACGCGGCAGGACTCGACCATCTTCAAGGGCCTCGACGCGCCCGGCCTGGCCGAGAAGATCGGCTTTGATGCGATGCGCGAGCTGCGCGAGGAACTCGAACTGGTGCAGGGCGCCGCGCCCTCGTTCGATCTCGACGAATACCTGGCCGGCCGGCAGACGCCGGTGTTCTTCGGCTCGGCGGTGAACAATTTCGGCGTGCAGCTGCTGCTGGATTTCTTCGTGAAACACGCGCCGTCGCCGCGCCCGCGCGCCACCACCACGCGCGAGATCCAGCCGGAGGAAGAGAAGCTCTCCGGCTTCGTGTTCAAGATCCAGGCCAACATGGACCCGGCGCACCGCGACCGGGTGGCGTTCATGCGCGTGTGCTCGGGCACCTACAACGCCGGCATGAAGATGATCCAGACGCGCACCAACAAGGAAGTGCGCATCGCCAACGCGCTGACCTTCATGGCCAGCGACCGCGAGATCGTCGAGACGGCCTACCCGGGCGACGTGATCGGCCTGCACAACCACGGCACCATCACCATCGGCGACACCTTCACCGAGGGCGAACTGGTCACGTTCACCGGCATCCCGAACTTCGCGCCCGAGCTGTTCCGCCGCGCGCGCCTGCGCGATCCGCTGAAGATGAAGGCGCTGCAGAAGGGCCTGGCGCAATTGAGCGAGGAAGGCGCCACCCAATTCTTCCGCCCGCTGATGTCGAACGACCTGATCCTGGGCGCGGTCGGCGTGCTGCAGTTCGAGGTGGTCGCCTACCGCCTGAAGGACGAGTATAACGTCGACGCCAGCTTCGAGCCGGTGACGGTGACCACCGCGCGCTGGGTGCACTGCGACGACGAGAAGAAATTGGCCGAGTTCCGCGAGAAGAACGCGATGCACCTGGCCATCGACGGCGCCGGCGAGCTGGTCTACATCGCGCCGACGCGGGTCAACCTGCAGCTGGCGCAGGAGCGCTGGCCGCAGGTGCGCTTCGCCAATACGCGCGAGCATGCGGCGGCGGTGGAGCTGTAG
- a CDS encoding response regulator has translation MQQPVRPKKNSWLADQPIQRKMMLAIGLLLGLFLLTSLVTLHSLREQESNRRWATHTYQVLLELDHAQRALQTSQIGARGYMLTQRTDQRAMFDSGTSDLHGRIAHLRQMTADNHLQQLRIDSLEKMATQWQREMKANAIDAINRLKDTDTTARALELQHIQSSYLANRTVRSEDLYAVIDQMVTEENQLLTARNRQLDSALVTTKWINIFAILLGLLLGIAVIRLTSQLVTRPLRRLTDMMTRLANHDHDFEIRRLDRRDEVGEIARALQVFKQMSLDTETQTWIRSRVSDISHVLLQATTHKDFAQWLASELVPLCKAGVGLFYSFDDARHRLDLLGSYGLRLSNRTADHYLPGEGLVGQCAIERKPIMLDDVPENYLHIDSGSGEALPRHVAILPVLYRDTLIGVLELAGFAPLTTQQRQLLDELLPIVALTLENLNRAISTHDLLLQTQEQADDLRVSELVMRQQKEVLRDSNEALQAKTAELEEQSARLIASEEELRVQAEELQASNEELREKTDSLNRQKYVLEDLQQETADKAAELARASQYKSEFLANMSHELRTPLNSLLILSRSLADNDTGNLDEEQIESARIIHDAGNSLLHLINDVLDLSKVEAGKMELVIDDLALAELGRRLRRTFAHVAEEKRLDFTLDIEPGLPPILRTDGNKLEQIANNLLSNAFKFTADGAVSLRIGRPGSDVDIPDTLHGQPLIAMTVSDTGIGIPQDKFQRVFNAFEQVDAGTSRQFGGTGLGLAISQRMAQLLGGDIVLRSESGHGSHFTVLLPEMPPAASGLAEDVPRASTTRLSRAASPYLPPKPIDDDRDALPPDQTTILVIEDDPAFARILIDMIQRKGYRALAAGDGASGLQLAREHRPTGILLDVSLPVMDGWSVLDRLKADDATRAIPVHFISVDDGGTRGLERGAVGFLTKPVSRESIGLALERLLHSAAGQQHLLIVDDDADSRAAVHVMLRSDKLQIDEANSAEDALEKIALTDYDCIVLDLGLPGMSGLELLVQLAQTGKGVPPVVVYSGRELSREENLKLRQYADAIVLKGARSTERLLDEVSVFLHSIRREPPRSVAEAAAGGELAGHRVLLVDDDMRNLFALSKVLRGWGLQVSMAQDGPRALKMLAENEAPELVLMDVMMPGMDGYETLRAIRAQPHFAGLPIVALTAKAMRGDREKCLEMGASDYLPKPIDTDKLAALMRVWLQR, from the coding sequence ATGCAGCAACCTGTCCGCCCGAAAAAGAATTCATGGCTGGCCGACCAGCCGATACAGCGCAAGATGATGCTGGCGATCGGCCTGCTGCTGGGCCTGTTCCTGCTGACCAGCCTGGTCACCCTGCACTCGCTGCGCGAGCAGGAAAGCAATCGCCGCTGGGCGACGCACACCTACCAGGTACTGCTCGAACTCGATCATGCGCAGCGTGCCCTGCAGACCAGCCAGATCGGTGCGCGCGGGTACATGCTGACGCAACGCACCGACCAGCGGGCGATGTTCGACAGCGGCACCAGCGACCTGCACGGACGCATCGCCCACCTGCGTCAGATGACCGCCGACAATCATCTGCAGCAGTTGCGCATCGACTCGCTGGAAAAGATGGCCACCCAGTGGCAGCGCGAGATGAAGGCCAACGCGATCGACGCCATCAACCGGCTGAAGGACACCGATACGACAGCAAGGGCGCTGGAACTGCAGCACATCCAGTCGAGCTATCTGGCGAACCGCACGGTTCGCAGCGAGGACCTGTACGCCGTCATCGATCAGATGGTGACCGAGGAAAACCAGTTGCTAACAGCGCGCAACCGGCAGCTCGACAGCGCCCTGGTCACCACCAAGTGGATCAACATCTTCGCGATCCTGCTCGGGCTCCTGCTCGGCATCGCCGTGATCCGGCTGACCTCGCAACTGGTGACCCGGCCGCTGCGCCGGCTTACCGACATGATGACGCGGCTGGCGAATCACGATCACGATTTCGAGATCCGCCGGCTCGACCGCCGCGACGAAGTCGGCGAAATCGCCCGCGCGCTGCAGGTGTTCAAGCAGATGTCGCTGGACACCGAGACGCAGACCTGGATCCGGTCCCGCGTGTCGGACATTTCGCACGTGCTGCTGCAGGCCACCACGCACAAGGATTTCGCGCAATGGCTGGCCAGCGAACTGGTGCCGCTGTGCAAGGCCGGCGTAGGGCTGTTCTATTCCTTCGACGACGCGCGCCATCGCCTCGATCTGCTGGGCAGCTACGGCCTGCGCCTGAGCAACCGCACGGCGGATCACTACCTGCCCGGCGAAGGACTGGTGGGCCAGTGCGCGATCGAACGCAAGCCCATCATGCTCGACGACGTGCCGGAGAACTACCTGCACATCGACTCGGGCAGCGGCGAGGCGCTGCCACGCCATGTCGCGATCCTGCCCGTGCTCTACCGCGACACCCTGATCGGCGTGCTGGAACTGGCCGGCTTCGCGCCGCTCACCACGCAGCAGAGGCAGCTTCTGGACGAACTTCTGCCGATCGTGGCGTTGACCCTGGAGAACCTCAACCGCGCGATCAGCACGCACGACCTGCTGCTGCAGACGCAGGAACAGGCCGACGACCTGCGCGTGTCCGAACTGGTGATGCGCCAGCAGAAGGAGGTGTTGCGCGACAGCAACGAGGCACTGCAGGCGAAGACGGCCGAGCTGGAGGAACAGTCCGCGCGGCTGATCGCCTCCGAGGAAGAGCTGCGCGTGCAGGCCGAGGAGCTGCAGGCGTCCAACGAGGAACTGCGCGAGAAGACCGACAGCCTGAACCGGCAGAAATACGTGCTGGAGGACCTGCAGCAGGAAACTGCCGACAAGGCCGCCGAGCTGGCGCGCGCCAGCCAGTACAAGTCCGAGTTCCTGGCCAACATGTCGCATGAACTGCGCACGCCGCTGAACAGCCTGCTGATCCTGTCGCGCAGCCTGGCCGACAACGACACCGGCAACCTCGACGAGGAACAGATCGAGTCGGCGCGGATCATCCACGACGCCGGCAACAGCCTGCTGCACCTGATCAACGACGTCCTCGACCTGTCCAAGGTCGAGGCCGGCAAGATGGAACTGGTGATCGACGACCTGGCGCTGGCCGAGCTGGGGCGACGGCTTCGGCGCACGTTCGCGCATGTGGCCGAGGAAAAGCGGCTGGACTTCACGCTGGACATCGAACCTGGCCTGCCGCCGATCCTGCGCACCGACGGCAACAAGCTCGAGCAGATCGCCAACAACCTGCTCAGCAACGCGTTCAAGTTCACCGCCGATGGCGCGGTGAGCCTGCGTATCGGCCGACCCGGCAGCGACGTCGACATCCCCGATACGCTCCATGGTCAACCGCTGATCGCGATGACGGTGAGCGATACCGGCATCGGCATTCCGCAGGACAAGTTCCAGCGCGTCTTCAACGCGTTCGAGCAGGTGGATGCCGGCACCAGCCGCCAGTTCGGCGGCACCGGGCTGGGCCTGGCGATCTCGCAACGGATGGCGCAACTGCTGGGCGGCGATATCGTGCTGCGCAGCGAGAGCGGCCATGGCAGCCACTTCACCGTGCTGCTGCCGGAAATGCCGCCGGCGGCGTCCGGGCTCGCTGAAGACGTGCCACGCGCCAGCACGACCAGGCTCAGCCGGGCCGCCTCGCCGTATCTGCCGCCGAAGCCGATCGACGATGACCGCGACGCGCTGCCGCCGGATCAGACCACGATCCTGGTGATCGAGGACGACCCTGCCTTCGCTCGCATCCTGATCGACATGATCCAGCGCAAGGGCTATCGCGCACTGGCCGCCGGCGATGGCGCATCGGGCCTGCAGCTGGCGCGCGAGCACCGCCCCACCGGCATCCTGCTGGATGTCTCGCTGCCGGTGATGGACGGCTGGAGCGTACTCGACCGGCTCAAGGCCGACGACGCCACGCGGGCGATCCCGGTGCACTTCATCTCGGTCGACGACGGCGGTACGCGCGGGCTGGAGCGCGGCGCGGTGGGCTTCCTGACCAAGCCGGTCAGCCGCGAATCGATCGGCCTGGCACTCGAGCGCCTGCTGCATTCCGCCGCCGGGCAGCAGCACCTGCTGATCGTCGACGACGATGCCGACTCGCGCGCCGCCGTGCATGTCATGCTGCGCAGCGACAAGCTGCAGATCGACGAAGCGAACTCGGCGGAGGACGCGCTGGAGAAGATCGCACTTACGGATTACGACTGCATCGTGCTCGACCTGGGCCTGCCCGGCATGTCCGGACTCGAACTGCTGGTGCAACTGGCGCAGACCGGCAAGGGCGTGCCGCCGGTGGTGGTGTATTCCGGCCGCGAACTGAGCCGCGAGGAGAACCTGAAGCTGCGCCAGTACGCCGACGCCATCGTGCTCAAGGGCGCGCGCTCGACCGAGCGGTTGCTCGACGAGGTCAGCGTTTTCCTGCACAGCATCCGGCGCGAGCCACCCCGGAGCGTTGCCGAAGCGGCGGCAGGTGGCGAGCTGGCCGGCCATCGCGTGCTGCTGGTGGATGACGACATGCGCAACCTGTTTGCGCTGTCCAAGGTGCTGCGCGGCTGGGGACTTCAGGTAAGCATGGCGCAGGACGGGCCCAGGGCGCTGAAGATGCTGGCCGAGAACGAAGCGCCGGAACTGGTGCTGATGGACGTCATGATGCCGGGCATGGATGGCTACGAAACCCTCCGCGCGATCCGCGCACAACCGCATTTCGCCGGCCTGCCGATCGTCGCGCTGACCGCCAAGGCGATGCGCGGCGATCGCGAGAAGTGCCTGGAGATGGGCGCCAGCGATTACCTGCCCAAGCCGATCGACACCGACAAGCTGGCGGCGCTGATGCGCGTGTGGCTGCAGCGCTGA